The Pseudomonas parafulva genome window below encodes:
- a CDS encoding HWE histidine kinase domain-containing protein translates to MNALQAEMPGTTVGVTVLDKPGKTFRHAIFPALPEQFGAQLVGNLITGKRGSCGMAVMTGRPVEVPNVACDSRFSAEWKALFHAHGLQSLVSFPALSNEGVVQGSIAVIHPHDVPLSGDQRELLGHATELCAHLFAYSRTQEAAKILVEELDHRMRNLFTTIGAMAVFTSRNYPDPANFRKAFEGRLVMMQKAHALAVTHQQTGLLELLQDTLAPYSCTHQTLFNGPAITLAPEAASSIALVLHELSTNAAKYGAFSEPGGRLNVAWSLRTGEESAPYFDLTWQEGNGPPVTAPTHKGYGTLMINGSLRNAFDGSASLTYDPQGFSCSISAPFTTRLGFAGASPEQLP, encoded by the coding sequence GTGAACGCCCTGCAGGCTGAAATGCCCGGCACTACGGTAGGCGTCACCGTCCTGGACAAACCCGGAAAAACCTTTCGCCACGCCATTTTTCCAGCGTTGCCGGAACAGTTCGGCGCCCAGTTGGTAGGCAATCTGATCACGGGCAAACGTGGCTCATGCGGCATGGCGGTGATGACAGGACGTCCGGTCGAAGTACCGAACGTCGCCTGCGACTCGCGATTTTCTGCCGAATGGAAAGCGCTGTTCCACGCCCATGGTCTGCAATCGCTGGTGTCGTTCCCCGCACTGAGCAACGAAGGCGTGGTGCAAGGCAGCATCGCCGTCATCCATCCACACGACGTGCCTTTGAGCGGGGACCAGCGTGAGCTGCTTGGTCATGCCACCGAGCTGTGCGCGCACCTGTTCGCCTATAGCAGAACGCAAGAGGCGGCGAAGATTCTGGTCGAGGAGCTCGACCACCGCATGCGCAACCTGTTTACCACCATCGGCGCCATGGCCGTCTTCACCTCACGCAATTACCCCGACCCCGCGAACTTTCGCAAGGCGTTCGAGGGACGCCTGGTGATGATGCAAAAAGCCCACGCGCTGGCCGTCACTCACCAGCAAACCGGCTTGCTCGAACTGCTGCAGGACACCTTGGCGCCCTACAGTTGCACGCACCAGACGCTTTTCAACGGTCCTGCGATCACCCTGGCACCGGAGGCTGCGTCCTCCATCGCCCTGGTACTGCATGAGCTGTCGACCAATGCTGCCAAGTACGGCGCATTCTCCGAACCTGGCGGGAGACTCAATGTCGCTTGGTCGCTGCGCACCGGCGAAGAGAGCGCCCCCTATTTCGACCTGACCTGGCAGGAAGGAAACGGCCCACCGGTAACAGCGCCCACCCACAAGGGCTACGGCACGTTGATGATCAACGGCAGCCTGCGCAATGCGTTCGATGGCAGTGCGAGCCTGACTTACGACCCACAGGGTTTCAGTTGCAGTATCAGTGCGCCGTTCACGACGAGGCTGGGCTTTGCCGGGGCCTCGCCTGAACAGCTACCGTAG
- the dksA gene encoding RNA polymerase-binding protein DksA, translated as MTEEELLAQAPEAYMNEPQRQFFRNLLLAQRTDLQTRIEQEFRALREQEVHSDPADLGSAEEERQWQLRSLEREKRLLDKIDQALERLARGDYGWCDETGEPIGLRRLLLRPTATLCIEAKERQELRERHLRDDT; from the coding sequence ATGACTGAAGAAGAGTTGCTTGCACAGGCACCAGAAGCCTACATGAATGAACCCCAGCGTCAGTTCTTCCGCAACCTGCTGCTGGCGCAGCGTACCGATCTGCAGACGCGCATCGAGCAGGAGTTTCGTGCGTTGCGCGAGCAGGAGGTGCACAGCGATCCAGCTGATCTGGGCAGCGCCGAAGAGGAAAGGCAGTGGCAACTGCGCTCTCTGGAACGGGAAAAACGCCTGCTGGACAAGATCGACCAGGCGCTTGAGCGCCTGGCGCGCGGCGACTATGGCTGGTGCGACGAAACCGGCGAGCCGATCGGGTTGCGCCGTCTGCTGCTGCGTCCCACGGCCACCTTGTGCATCGAGGCCAAGGAGCGCCAGGAACTGCGTGAGCGGCACCTGCGCGACGACACCTGA
- a CDS encoding DUF6021 family protein, producing the protein MSTHKTPSHHNEGPHSSEESSGEKDLGFDPDSPDLEDPQVDPQGPAIAPKDHEKKDHH; encoded by the coding sequence ATGAGTACACACAAAACTCCTTCACATCACAATGAAGGGCCGCATTCTTCGGAAGAGAGTTCTGGGGAAAAAGATCTTGGATTCGATCCGGATTCGCCGGATCTGGAAGATCCTCAGGTAGACCCGCAAGGTCCGGCCATTGCGCCCAAGGATCACGAAAAGAAAGACCACCACTGA
- a CDS encoding dihydroorotase encodes MADLLIRNARLINEGRVFEADVQVTRGRIDKIATSIDGACANQEIDAQGQWLMPGMIDDQVHFREPGAAHKGTMASESRAAVAGGITSFMDMPNTLPATLSLAALADKKHRAAATAQANYGFHFGVSCDNLDTVAGLDPREVAGVKVFMGASTGNMLVDDPQVLERLFRDCPTILLAHCEHTPSILANEARWRASHGEAIPAAAHPLIRDAEACYRSSSLAVAMARRLGTRLHVLHLTSARELALFSTGAPSDKRITAEVCLHHLLFDDRDYDRLGHLIKCNPSIKTRADRDALRQALASDVIDVIGTDHAPHTLEDKQRPYSQAPSGLPLVQHALPAALELVADGVLSLPKLVEKTSHAVARLFGIRERGFLREGYWADLVLVEKLATPRPAIDDPVLAHCGWTPFQHHAFRHVVRTTVVSGQLAWHQGQVQPGCQGLPLMFDR; translated from the coding sequence ATGGCCGATCTGTTGATACGCAACGCTCGCTTGATCAACGAGGGCCGCGTCTTCGAAGCCGACGTGCAGGTGACCCGTGGACGCATCGACAAGATCGCCACGAGCATCGACGGCGCTTGTGCCAACCAGGAAATCGACGCCCAGGGTCAGTGGTTGATGCCTGGGATGATCGACGACCAAGTCCATTTTCGCGAGCCCGGAGCCGCGCACAAAGGCACGATGGCCAGCGAATCGCGGGCGGCAGTGGCGGGCGGCATCACCAGCTTCATGGACATGCCCAACACCCTTCCGGCCACGTTGAGCCTTGCGGCGTTGGCCGATAAGAAGCATCGCGCCGCCGCCACTGCCCAGGCCAACTATGGATTTCATTTCGGTGTCAGCTGCGACAACTTGGACACCGTCGCTGGGCTCGATCCCCGAGAAGTCGCCGGGGTCAAGGTGTTCATGGGCGCCTCCACCGGCAATATGCTGGTCGACGACCCGCAGGTGCTCGAGCGCTTGTTCCGCGACTGTCCGACCATCCTGCTGGCGCACTGCGAGCACACGCCCAGCATCCTCGCCAATGAAGCGCGCTGGCGTGCCAGCCATGGTGAGGCGATCCCTGCGGCGGCGCATCCATTGATCCGCGACGCCGAGGCATGCTACCGCTCATCTTCTCTGGCCGTGGCGATGGCGCGCCGACTGGGGACACGCCTGCATGTACTGCACCTGACCAGCGCGCGCGAGTTGGCACTGTTCAGCACAGGCGCGCCGAGCGACAAACGCATCACTGCTGAGGTGTGCCTGCATCATCTGCTGTTCGATGACCGCGACTATGACCGACTGGGCCATCTGATCAAATGCAACCCCTCGATCAAGACCCGGGCAGACCGCGATGCGCTGCGCCAGGCACTGGCCAGCGATGTAATCGACGTCATCGGTACCGATCATGCGCCCCATACCCTCGAGGACAAACAACGCCCTTACAGCCAGGCGCCTTCAGGACTGCCGCTGGTGCAGCACGCATTGCCGGCAGCGCTGGAGCTGGTGGCCGATGGCGTGCTGAGCTTGCCAAAGCTGGTGGAGAAGACCAGTCACGCGGTGGCCAGGCTATTCGGTATTCGCGAGCGCGGTTTCCTGCGCGAGGGGTATTGGGCGGATCTGGTATTGGTCGAGAAACTGGCCACGCCGCGTCCGGCCATTGATGACCCGGTGCTGGCCCACTGCGGCTGGACGCCGTTCCAGCACCATGCCTTCCGCCATGTGGTGCGCACCACGGTCGTATCGGGGCAACTCGCCTGGCACCAGGGTCAGGTGCAGCCGGGCTGCCAAGGGCTGCCATTGATGTTCGATCGATGA
- a CDS encoding metallophosphoesterase: MLRFKSMTANTAGRDMAVGDIHGHFQRLQAALELIAFDPSVDRLFSVGDLVDRGPASADVLHWLAQPWFHAVQGNHEALAITHVRGGQLDLDMYRAAGGSWFLDLAPSEQLDLVEHFEALPIAMQIPTPLGLIGLLHADSPFPDWQQLRAGLEVGDQNVQEVCQWSRRRLKTHDARPVEGLRALLVGHTPVPEHRVLGNVWHLDTGGWSNGFFSLLDITTLKIATPTFR, translated from the coding sequence ATGCTGCGCTTTAAGAGCATGACGGCCAACACCGCAGGCCGCGACATGGCGGTAGGTGATATCCATGGTCATTTCCAGCGCCTGCAAGCGGCGCTGGAGCTCATCGCCTTCGATCCCTCGGTGGACCGACTCTTCAGCGTCGGCGATCTGGTGGATCGCGGTCCTGCCAGCGCGGATGTTCTGCATTGGCTGGCGCAGCCCTGGTTTCATGCAGTGCAAGGCAATCACGAAGCGTTGGCAATCACGCACGTGCGCGGTGGTCAACTCGATCTGGACATGTACCGTGCGGCGGGTGGCAGCTGGTTTCTGGACTTGGCGCCGAGCGAGCAGTTGGATTTGGTCGAACATTTCGAAGCGCTGCCCATCGCTATGCAAATACCCACGCCGCTGGGCCTGATTGGGTTGTTGCACGCGGACAGCCCGTTTCCGGACTGGCAGCAACTGCGCGCCGGCCTGGAGGTCGGCGATCAGAATGTGCAGGAGGTCTGCCAATGGTCCCGGCGGCGCCTGAAAACGCATGATGCCAGGCCGGTGGAAGGTCTGCGCGCGCTGCTGGTCGGTCATACCCCGGTGCCCGAGCACAGGGTCCTGGGTAATGTCTGGCACTTGGATACGGGAGGGTGGAGCAATGGTTTCTTCAGCCTTCTGGACATCACGACCCTGAAGATCGCCACGCCCACATTCCGCTGA
- a CDS encoding Ku protein, which produces MARAIWKGAISFGLVHIPVSLKTAVRSERIDFDWLDKRSMERVGYKRINKVTGKDIDKTEVVKGVEYEKGRYVVISEEEIRKARPEATQTIDIFSFVEAGEIPLQHLDTPYYLSPDKRGGKVYALLRETLASTAKVALATVVLHTRQHLALIRPLDGALVLMTLRWPDEVRGVDSLELGTEVKDVKLDKKERDMAKRLVEDMSGPWSPDQYHDAFRDTIMELVAEKAKRGKIAKVRKGDGGKGEKGADILDLTELLKRSLAGKGKGAQPSKKPAAKKTRKAS; this is translated from the coding sequence ATGGCCCGTGCAATCTGGAAAGGCGCGATCAGTTTTGGCTTGGTGCATATCCCTGTGTCTCTGAAGACCGCCGTACGCAGCGAGCGCATCGACTTCGACTGGCTCGACAAGCGCAGCATGGAGCGGGTCGGCTACAAGCGGATCAACAAAGTTACCGGCAAGGACATCGACAAGACAGAAGTGGTCAAGGGCGTCGAGTACGAGAAAGGCCGCTACGTAGTGATCAGCGAAGAAGAAATTCGCAAGGCGCGGCCAGAGGCGACCCAGACCATCGATATTTTTTCGTTCGTCGAAGCGGGCGAGATTCCTCTACAGCATCTCGATACCCCGTATTACCTGAGCCCTGATAAACGTGGCGGTAAGGTTTACGCGCTGCTACGCGAGACGCTGGCCAGCACCGCGAAAGTTGCGCTGGCGACGGTGGTACTGCACACCCGCCAGCATCTAGCCTTGATTCGACCGCTGGACGGTGCGCTGGTGTTGATGACCTTACGCTGGCCAGACGAGGTTCGTGGCGTCGATAGCTTGGAGCTTGGTACCGAGGTCAAGGACGTCAAGCTGGACAAGAAAGAACGAGACATGGCCAAACGTCTAGTGGAAGACATGAGCGGCCCTTGGTCTCCCGATCAGTACCACGATGCGTTTCGCGACACGATCATGGAATTGGTGGCAGAGAAGGCCAAGAGGGGCAAGATCGCCAAGGTCCGCAAGGGCGATGGCGGCAAAGGCGAGAAGGGTGCGGACATTCTTGACCTGACCGAACTGCTCAAGCGCAGCCTTGCCGGCAAGGGTAAAGGCGCTCAGCCTTCCAAGAAACCGGCGGCGAAGAAAACCCGCAAGGCATCCTAG
- a CDS encoding Dyp-type peroxidase, giving the protein MPFQQGLLATPVPVHARHLFFALQQIDAAAAALEALLGEVDGRSLILGIGLPLSKALGRDIPGLRSFPQLDAVVENPSTQHALWLWLRSDERGDLFLRAQALEQTLAPAFTLVDSVDGFLHRGGRDLTGYEDGTENPRDEEAVEAAIVASEAGDMAGSSFAAFQLWKHDLTYFKSLPQPEQDDIIGRRLSDNEELDEAPESAHVKRTAQESYAPQAFMVRRSVSWADTRGAGLAFVALGRSFEAFEAQLRRMSGLEDGVVDALYRFSRPLTGGYYWCPPMGRAGLDLHRLIG; this is encoded by the coding sequence ATGCCGTTCCAGCAAGGTCTGCTCGCCACCCCGGTACCGGTCCACGCCCGTCACTTGTTCTTCGCCCTGCAACAGATCGATGCCGCTGCGGCGGCACTGGAAGCGCTGCTGGGCGAGGTCGATGGGCGCAGCCTGATCCTCGGCATTGGCCTGCCGTTGAGCAAAGCCCTGGGCCGGGACATACCGGGCCTGCGCAGCTTCCCGCAATTGGACGCGGTGGTGGAAAACCCCTCCACTCAGCATGCCCTGTGGTTGTGGTTGCGCAGCGACGAGCGGGGCGACCTGTTCCTGCGCGCTCAAGCACTGGAACAGACCCTGGCGCCGGCCTTCACCTTGGTGGACAGCGTCGACGGCTTTCTGCATCGCGGCGGACGCGACCTGACCGGTTACGAAGATGGCACCGAGAACCCGCGAGACGAAGAGGCCGTGGAGGCGGCAATCGTGGCATCGGAGGCCGGCGATATGGCCGGGTCCAGTTTCGCGGCGTTCCAGTTGTGGAAGCATGATCTGACCTACTTCAAATCGCTGCCGCAGCCCGAGCAGGACGACATTATTGGTCGACGCCTGAGCGATAACGAGGAACTGGACGAGGCGCCGGAATCGGCCCACGTCAAGCGCACGGCGCAGGAAAGCTATGCGCCGCAAGCGTTCATGGTGCGTCGCTCGGTGTCCTGGGCCGACACCCGGGGCGCAGGGCTGGCCTTCGTTGCCCTGGGGCGTTCCTTCGAGGCGTTCGAGGCTCAGCTGCGGCGTATGAGTGGTCTGGAAGATGGCGTCGTCGATGCCTTGTACCGCTTCAGTCGACCGCTGACGGGTGGCTATTACTGGTGCCCACCCATGGGCCGTGCCGGACTGGACCTGCATCGGCTGATCGGCTGA
- a CDS encoding sterol desaturase family protein has protein sequence MLFNIAVLLATLVAMEGVGTLAHKYIMHGWGWWLHRSHHRPHLGMLETNDFYLLALALVATALVALGKAGYPPLQWVGGGVAGYGLLYVVAHDGVFHRHWPRHPRLLQPYLKRLYRAHRLHHAIKERTGSVSFGFFYAPPFEALKRQLRERRRD, from the coding sequence ATGCTGTTCAACATCGCCGTGCTGCTCGCCACCCTCGTGGCCATGGAGGGTGTCGGTACCTTGGCCCACAAATACATCATGCACGGCTGGGGCTGGTGGTTGCACCGATCGCATCATCGACCGCACCTGGGGATGCTCGAGACCAACGACTTCTATCTGCTTGCCCTGGCGTTGGTTGCGACCGCCCTGGTGGCTTTAGGCAAGGCCGGCTATCCACCGTTGCAATGGGTGGGTGGCGGTGTCGCAGGCTACGGCCTGCTCTACGTGGTGGCTCACGATGGCGTGTTCCACCGGCATTGGCCACGCCATCCCCGGCTCCTGCAGCCCTACCTGAAGCGGCTGTACCGCGCCCATCGCCTGCACCATGCGATCAAGGAGCGCACAGGCAGCGTGTCGTTCGGCTTCTTCTATGCACCACCTTTCGAGGCGCTCAAGCGCCAGTTGCGCGAGCGTCGGCGTGACTGA
- a CDS encoding MgtC/SapB family protein, whose translation MDWKVFLLRVGVALALGALIGAERQLRQRLTGLRTNALVSTGACLFVLMTQAVPGMAPSDASRIAAYVVSGIGFLGGGVIMRDGFNVRGLNTAATLWCTAAIGVLCSLGLLLEATLGSLTVLCANILLREIAQRLDRQDMVPASEVEQHFEVRIVCRTEDEIQVRSLMLHSLSDPGLRLQSLHSEDLPDAQRLEVRAELLGTPQAPAQLERLVSRVSLEKGVSAVRWQRHVQPVLTD comes from the coding sequence ATGGATTGGAAAGTATTTCTGCTGCGCGTCGGCGTAGCACTCGCTCTGGGCGCCCTGATCGGCGCCGAACGTCAACTGCGCCAGCGTCTGACCGGCCTGCGCACCAACGCGCTGGTCAGCACCGGCGCCTGCCTGTTCGTGCTGATGACCCAGGCGGTGCCAGGCATGGCGCCCAGCGACGCGTCGCGCATCGCCGCCTACGTGGTGTCGGGCATCGGTTTTCTCGGCGGCGGCGTGATCATGCGCGACGGCTTCAACGTGCGCGGCCTGAACACCGCTGCCACGCTCTGGTGCACCGCCGCCATCGGTGTGCTGTGCAGCCTTGGTCTGCTGCTGGAAGCCACCTTGGGCAGCCTGACGGTGCTGTGCGCGAACATCCTGCTGCGTGAGATCGCCCAACGCCTCGACCGCCAGGACATGGTTCCGGCCAGCGAAGTCGAGCAACACTTCGAAGTGCGCATCGTCTGCCGCACCGAAGACGAGATTCAAGTGCGCAGCCTGATGCTGCACAGCCTGAGCGACCCTGGGCTGCGTCTGCAGTCGCTGCACAGCGAAGATTTGCCCGACGCACAACGTCTTGAGGTCCGCGCCGAGTTGCTCGGCACGCCCCAGGCGCCCGCCCAACTGGAACGCCTGGTCAGCCGGGTGAGTCTGGAGAAAGGCGTCAGCGCGGTGCGGTGGCAGCGTCACGTCCAGCCGGTGTTGACCGACTAG
- a CDS encoding methylated-DNA--[protein]-cysteine S-methyltransferase, with protein sequence MSNAYTLMPSPVGTLTLVARGECLAAVLWEEERENRVRLGELHREDRLPVLRETARQLGEYFAGQRERFELPLDFAGTDFQRQVWAALLTIPFGQTRSYSDIARQIGNPSAVRAVGAANGRNPISIIAPCHRVIGASGSLTGFAGGLAAKHFLLALEGRQSLSLF encoded by the coding sequence GTGTCCAACGCCTATACCTTGATGCCATCACCCGTAGGCACTTTGACACTGGTCGCGCGTGGCGAGTGTCTGGCTGCCGTACTTTGGGAAGAAGAGCGTGAGAACCGGGTGCGGCTCGGTGAGCTACACCGCGAGGACCGCTTGCCGGTGTTGCGTGAAACCGCTCGCCAACTGGGTGAATACTTCGCGGGGCAGCGTGAGCGCTTCGAACTTCCATTGGATTTTGCCGGCACCGACTTCCAGCGCCAAGTCTGGGCGGCGTTGCTGACCATCCCCTTCGGGCAGACCCGCAGCTACAGCGATATCGCCCGTCAGATCGGCAATCCCTCGGCGGTGCGGGCGGTCGGGGCGGCCAATGGTCGCAATCCCATCTCGATCATCGCGCCATGTCACCGGGTGATCGGCGCGTCGGGCAGCCTGACGGGCTTTGCCGGTGGGCTGGCGGCCAAGCACTTCCTGCTGGCGCTCGAGGGACGCCAGAGCTTATCTCTGTTCTGA
- a CDS encoding DUF4142 domain-containing protein produces MSNLFLKRAGLCMAMGLASVQAMAATSDDFVDAAVEAGIAEVVTGNLALEKSKDAEIKTFAQQMVTDHTKVNQQLTELAGKLDIKVPDDAALTDKIKKVILEWRDESFDKSYVNNQVAAHEKAVELYKKEAQSSDKAELKAFAVQTLPALEKHLQEAKQLQTKHGK; encoded by the coding sequence ATGAGCAATCTCTTCCTCAAGCGAGCCGGACTGTGCATGGCCATGGGACTGGCCTCGGTACAAGCGATGGCCGCCACCTCGGACGATTTCGTCGATGCTGCTGTAGAGGCAGGTATCGCGGAAGTGGTCACCGGCAACCTGGCGCTGGAAAAGAGCAAGGACGCCGAAATCAAGACCTTCGCTCAGCAGATGGTCACCGATCACACCAAAGTGAATCAGCAGTTGACCGAGTTGGCGGGCAAGCTGGACATCAAGGTGCCGGATGACGCTGCGCTGACCGACAAGATCAAGAAAGTGATCCTGGAATGGCGTGATGAGTCGTTCGACAAGTCCTACGTCAACAATCAGGTCGCTGCACACGAAAAAGCCGTGGAGCTGTACAAAAAGGAGGCTCAGTCCTCCGACAAGGCCGAGCTGAAGGCCTTTGCCGTTCAGACCTTGCCTGCGCTGGAAAAGCACCTGCAGGAAGCCAAGCAACTGCAAACCAAGCACGGCAAGTGA
- a CDS encoding DNA-binding protein, producing the protein MARGGINKAVVQRARQALIARGEHPSIDAVRIELGNTGSKTTIHRYLKELDAQLPVQSAPALGETLGRYVQQLADQLNEEAEARVALAQAAFDAQIEQMRTQLSLAEQALVAADQQQQIQASALQSQSERLETTLASLQSEQLRSASLNQSLGELQVRLDDKIEQIRSLEDKHRNARDALEHYRSASREQRELDQRRHEAQVQQLQVELRQMQQGMVVRQEELTRLHRDNERLSVENRQQQAQRKQLDEQLEQRDAQVQGLRSILAQAQGASEELRRQWDNDRQALESQRELTLEQARLVERLQDRLTLSEARSAQLALAAEEREKQINQTSPP; encoded by the coding sequence ATGGCCCGTGGAGGCATCAATAAGGCGGTGGTGCAGCGGGCGCGTCAGGCTCTCATCGCCAGGGGCGAGCATCCCAGCATTGATGCCGTCCGTATCGAGCTCGGCAATACCGGGTCGAAGACCACCATTCATCGTTATTTGAAAGAGCTGGATGCGCAGTTGCCCGTGCAAAGTGCCCCGGCGCTGGGTGAGACGTTGGGCCGCTATGTGCAGCAGCTTGCAGACCAACTCAATGAGGAAGCCGAGGCCCGCGTTGCCCTGGCTCAAGCTGCGTTCGATGCCCAGATCGAACAGATGCGGACACAACTGAGTTTGGCCGAGCAAGCGCTTGTAGCCGCCGATCAGCAACAGCAGATCCAGGCCAGCGCGTTGCAGAGTCAATCCGAGCGACTCGAGACGACCCTGGCCAGCCTTCAGAGCGAGCAACTGCGCAGCGCTAGCCTCAACCAGTCTTTGGGCGAGCTCCAGGTGCGCCTGGACGACAAGATCGAACAGATTCGGTCACTCGAAGACAAGCACCGCAATGCCCGCGATGCCTTGGAGCATTACCGCAGCGCCAGCCGTGAGCAGCGCGAGCTGGATCAACGTCGCCATGAGGCGCAGGTGCAACAATTGCAGGTGGAATTGCGCCAGATGCAGCAGGGGATGGTGGTACGCCAGGAAGAACTGACCCGGCTGCACCGCGACAATGAGCGGTTGTCAGTCGAGAATCGACAGCAACAAGCGCAGCGCAAGCAGCTCGATGAACAACTGGAGCAGCGCGACGCCCAGGTCCAGGGACTGCGCTCGATCCTGGCTCAGGCCCAGGGCGCCAGCGAAGAGTTGCGCCGGCAGTGGGATAATGATCGTCAGGCCTTGGAAAGCCAGCGTGAGTTGACTCTTGAGCAGGCACGCCTGGTAGAACGGCTGCAAGATCGGCTGACGCTCAGCGAAGCTCGATCTGCGCAGCTCGCCCTGGCCGCCGAGGAGCGTGAGAAGCAGATAAATCAAACTTCCCCGCCGTGA
- a CDS encoding KGG domain-containing protein — protein MANNQSKTGSQGGTKNPGNFANDREKASEAGRKGGQHSGGSSGGKKDDMSHKGGRS, from the coding sequence ATGGCCAATAACCAGAGCAAGACTGGCAGTCAGGGTGGTACCAAGAATCCTGGAAACTTCGCCAATGACCGGGAGAAAGCGTCTGAGGCCGGACGCAAGGGTGGACAGCACTCCGGTGGCAGTTCCGGTGGCAAGAAAGACGACATGAGCCACAAGGGCGGTCGTTCCTGA